From a single Lolium rigidum isolate FL_2022 chromosome 7, APGP_CSIRO_Lrig_0.1, whole genome shotgun sequence genomic region:
- the LOC124676062 gene encoding trehalose 6-phosphate phosphatase RA3-like: MTNHAAFAAEDAVTAVPPPAQAGRHFSSFPPRRARDCRKAALGRMDLAASGVLRGGSLLDSMKASSPRHAKFAAGADHEDWMEKHPSALEWIEAVVAAAKGKQIVMFLDYDGTLSPIVEDPDSAVMTEEMRDAVRSVAQHFPTAIVSGRSRDKVLNFVKLEELYYAGSHGMDIKGPTTVSNHKAKADEVLCQPATEFLPVIQEVYETLTAKMEAIPGAMVENNKFCLSVHFRCVDEEEWDALGKEVRAVLEGYPDLHLTKGRKVLEIRPSIKWDKGNALEFLLESLGYAGRGDVFPIYIGDDRTDEDAFKVLRNMGQGIGILVTKFAKETTASYSLREPAEVKDFLCKLVMSNGTKG; encoded by the exons ATGACGAACCACGCCGCCTTTGCTGCCGAGGACGCGGTCACCGCCGTGCCGCCGCCGGCGCAGGCGGGTCGCCATTTCTCGTCGTTTCCGCCGCGGAGGGCGCGCGACTGCAGGAAGGCCGCCCTGGGCCGCATGGACCTGGCCGCCTCCGGGGTGCTCAGGGGCGGGTCCCTGCTGGACTCCATGAAGGCCTCCTCGCCGCGCCATGCCAAGttcgccgccggcgccgaccaCGAGGACTGGATG GAGAAGCACCCGTCGGCACTAGAGTGGATCGAGGCCGTGGTGGCGGCGGCCAAGGGGAAGCAGATCGTGATGTTCCTGGACTACGACGGCACCCTGTCGCCGATCGTGGAAGACCCCGACAGCGCCGTCATGACAGAAGAG ATGAGAGACGCGGTGAGGAGCGTGGCCCAGCATTTCCCGACCGCCATCGTGAGTGGGAGATCCAGAGACAAG GTGCTCAACTTTGTGAAGCTAGAGGAGCTGTACTACGCCGGGAGCCATGGCATGGACATCAAGGGCCCCACTACAGTGTCCAACCACAAGGCAAAG GCTGACGAAGTTCTGTGCCAGCCGGCGACCGAGTTCCTGCCTGTCATTCAGGAG GTGTATGAGACGCTGACGGCCAAGATGGAAGCCATCCCAGGCGCCATGGTGGAGAACAACAAGTTCTGCCTCTCCGTGCACTTCCGCTGcgtcgacgaggag GAATGGGATGCTCTAGGCAAGGAGGTGAGAGCGGTGCTGGAGGGCTACCCAGATCTCCACCTCACCAAGGGGAGAAAGGTCCTGGAGATCCGTCCCTCCATCAAGTGGGACAAGGGCAATGCCCTTGAGTTCTTGCTCGAGTCTCTCG GCTATGCAGGACGTGGCGATGTTTTCCCGATTTACATCGGAGATGATCGCACTGACGAGGACGCATTCAAG GTGCTGCGCAACATGGGACAGGGCATCGGGATCCTTGTGACCAAGTTTGCAAAGGAGACCACCGCATCCTACTCTCTGCGAGAGCCTGCAGAG